The Paraburkholderia agricolaris genome includes the window CTGGAGCCTTGCGCATTCAGCTCCGCAATGAGGGCGCCCAGGATCACGAAGCGCGCACCTTCTCGTGCCTGCGAGACCGCGGCTGTCAACTGTTCGCCGCCGACCATATCGACGAACACGTCGATACCGTGCGGCGCGGCTTCGGCCAGTTGAGCAGCGAAGGGCCGGCCGTCGCGAACGATCACCGCGTCATAGCCGAGCTCATGCTTCATCCATTCAACCTTGCCGGGGCTGCCTGTGCTGCCGATGACTCGCCCGGCGCCGAGCCTGCGCGCGATCTGCCCGGTCATCGATCCGATCGCACCGGCGCCGCTGGAAACGAGTACGGTATCGCCGCGATTGATGTGCGTGCCGCGGGTCAATGCGGCATACGCGGTCCAGCCGTGACCGAGGTAGGCGGCCGGGTCGAGGCGTTCGCGCGGCAACACCGTGCATTGACGTGCGTCGGCCACCGCATAGTCGCGCCAACCCAGCGAATGCGAGACCGTGTCGCCCACCTTTAGCCCGGATTCGGGCGTTGCGGCGATCACCTCCCCAATTGCCCCGTCGGCAAGAGCATCGCCCGGCCTGAGTGCGGGAAATGGAATACCTTTGATCTCTTTGGCATCGCGGCTGGCCATTAAGCGGGTTGACACCGAGATACGGAACCATCGGTTGCGTAGCAGTACCTGGTGGGGCGCCAATGACGGCAATGGCGTTTCGGCAAGGACGAAATCCGTTGATCGCAGTTTGCCTTCCGGGTGGGCAGCGAGTTTGACTTCTTGGGAAACACGGGGCGGCTGCTCCATGTCGGACTCCTTTTATTAGGGGATGACGGTGGCGCCGTGCGCCACGCTTTCCTGACGCGGGTATATTTGAATTTTTGCGTGGATCCACGGCCATGGCTACTCGCTTTTCCGCCCCCCCTCGACCGGCCCGCAGGGCGCCTCGGCAGCAGCGTTCGCGAGCCACTGTGGATGCGTTAGTCGAAGCGGGCGCTCACGTTCTCGCCGCGCGCGGCTGGACCCGATTCACAACCAATGAAGTGGCTCGCGTCGCCGGTGCGAGTATCGGCTCGTTGTATCAATACTTTCCCGACAAGCTGGCGCTGGCCGAAGCGATCCGCACGCGCCATCTCGACGCGGTACTCGCCGTGTTGCCCGAGCCCGGTGAACCCAACGATGCAATCCGGCCCGAGACGCGGGCCGCTCAGGCGATCGACGGCATCATCGCGATCCATCTGGATAGTGAGCGGCTGCATCGGGTGCTGCTGGACGAAGTGCCGCTCGCGGAGCGGGCGAGCCTGGATACGTTCGAGGTGGAATATCTGCTGCGTTATCAGGCATTGATCCTGCCGGGTACGGAGCGCGTCGCCACGCCGGCCGACGCAATCGCAGCGCAGGTTCTCGCTTCGGCGGTTGAAGGCGTCGTTCATACGGCCGCGTTGCGCGGCAAGCTCGGCACGCCTGAGGTGAGGCGCGAACTCAATGGTTTTGTATGCGCTTACCTGCGTGAGCGTTTGCGTTGATCTGCAACGGGTCCGCGTAGCCTTCCTTGAAATTGTGCATCGAATTGATATCGGCACGCTGGATCGTTGTCATGCGTATCGGATATCCTTATTGCCGCAATGAATGGTGCGGAGCCGGAACACGAGGCTCCCGACCACATATCAAGAACTACGGGGCCAACCATGCTACGCCACGAGACATCGAGTTTTCGACGCGCTTTCGCCGGCTTCATGCTGGCCGCGATTTTCAGCCTGATCACCGGTTGTAGCGACCGGATATCGGACAGCGACGTCGCATTCGTTACCGCCGCGACGCCGCCCCAATTCCAGTCGCTACGGATGTACGGCGCAGCCGCGAATAGCGCTCCCTTGGGCAGCAGTGGCGTTCATGCGGCGGGCGGGCTTCGCCAGGGGTGTCAGGCGGTGATCAGCGCCGGGGGCCGCGACATACGTGAAACGGTGATTCTCGAAGACGAGCCGGGCGCGAACTTCGATCTGGACGCTACCCGCACCGCCGACGGATGGAACGTGACCTCGGATGGACTCACGCCGCCGAGTACCGATCCTGTCGGTTTCCGCACGCGGTTCACCCGCTGCGTGAACGCGCTCCGTGACAAATATGCGGCTGAACCGGAAAAAGCGCCCTTCAGCTAGGCATTATTCGTCGCGAATCCGTAGCGGCAGCGCAGTTTTATATTCGACGCGACGAAGCGCGACGGATGTGTGAATGTCGCGTACGCCGTCAACCTTCGTGAGTCTGGTCATGACGAAGCGCTCGATGCCGGCAATGTCGGCCGCGACCACCCGGAGCATGTAGTCGAAAGCACCGGTCATCAGGTAGCACTCCATCACTTCATCCAGGTTCGCAATCGCGCGCTCGAACGCCGCGAGCCGCGCCTCGCTCTTCTTCTCGATTGCCACGGACACGTACGCATTGACGGGAAACCCCGCCTTCTCCTGATCCAGCAGCGTCACGTACTGGTTGATGACGCCGGCCTCTTCAAGCATCCGGATACGCCGGTAAAACGGCGACAGCGAAAGACCCAGCGACTCCGCGAGGTCGGCGGCTTTCGTATGGGCGTCGAGCTGCAATGCGCGCAGGATGGCCACGTCGGTACGGTCAAACTTCATTGGCTAATTTTCCCTTAAAACGGCTGAAAATCGGCGCGACTTGCCAATTTCAAGCGATTGTGGGACTCAGTTTGGCACGAATCGCCTCTATCGGCTACCTAAAATGGCTCGCATGCCACCCCTACAGGCAGAGGAGACAAACAATGAATATGCGAGCAGTGGAGCTGGGGCGTCCGATCGACATGGACTACGGTCTTGAGGACCGCTACGTCAGAGAGAACGGAACCGTTTTCCTGACGGGCACCCAGGCGTTGGTGCGAATTCTGGTTGAACAGGCTCGCAGCGATCGCGCCGCGGGCATCCGGACAGGCGGTCTGGTGTCGGGCTACCGCGGCTCGCCGCTCGGCGGCTTCGACCAGGAACTGTGGCGTCAGAAGAAACTGCTCGCGGACCACGCGATCCGCTTTGAACCCGGCTTGAATGAGGACCTGGGCGCCACCATGCTGTGGGGCGCGCAACAGGTCGACGCCTTTCCCGGCAAGCGTGTCGAAGGCGTTTTCTCGATGTGGTACGGGAAGGGCCCGGGCGTCGACCGAACTGGAGATGTGTTCCGCAACGCGAACATTGTGGGCACGTCGAGGCAAGGCGGCGTGCTCGCCGTTGCGGGTGACGACCACGCGGCACAGTCGTCGATGTTCCCGCACCAGACGGACCATGTCTTCGAAGGCGCGATGATGCCGATTCTGTTTCCGGCGTCGGTTGAGGAATATATCGAGTTTGGTCTGGCGGGTTACGCGATGTCGCGTTTCTCCGGCCTGTGGGTCGCTTTCAAGGCCATCACCGAAACCGTGGAAAGCGGCCGTTCGATGACCGTGCAGGCGCACGACGCCGGCGCGGCGCCTCGTTTCAGATTGCCGGCCGACATCCACGTACCGGAAGGGCGCGGCTTCAACTACGACCCGAATCTTCGCTGGCCGGCCGAACGCAGCGAACTCGAACGACGCATACTCGATGAGCGTTTGCCCGCCGCCCTCGCTTTCATGCGTGCCAACCCGCTCGATCGCACGCTCGTACGGCCGCGCGGCGCACGGGTCGGTATCGTCACGGTGGGTAAGGCGCACGGTGACGTGCTGGCGGCATTCGCGGCCCTTGGGCTGTCGGCGCAGGAGCTTGAGCGCCTCGGCATCGGCGTCTACAAGATCGGCATGATCTGGCCGCTGGAGACCGAAGGCGTCCGCGCCTTTGCGCGCGGCATGCAGGCGCTGGTCGTGGTCGAAGAGAAGCGCTCCTTTGTCGAGCGTCAGATCAAGGAAGCGCTGTTCAATCTGCGGCCGGACGAACGTCCCGCTGTGTTCGGCAAGGACCTGGGCGAAGCCGGGCCGCTGCTGCCCGCC containing:
- a CDS encoding TetR/AcrR family transcriptional regulator, translating into MDALVEAGAHVLAARGWTRFTTNEVARVAGASIGSLYQYFPDKLALAEAIRTRHLDAVLAVLPEPGEPNDAIRPETRAAQAIDGIIAIHLDSERLHRVLLDEVPLAERASLDTFEVEYLLRYQALILPGTERVATPADAIAAQVLASAVEGVVHTAALRGKLGTPEVRRELNGFVCAYLRERLR
- a CDS encoding Lrp/AsnC family transcriptional regulator; translated protein: MKFDRTDVAILRALQLDAHTKAADLAESLGLSLSPFYRRIRMLEEAGVINQYVTLLDQEKAGFPVNAYVSVAIEKKSEARLAAFERAIANLDEVMECYLMTGAFDYMLRVVAADIAGIERFVMTRLTKVDGVRDIHTSVALRRVEYKTALPLRIRDE
- a CDS encoding MDR family NADP-dependent oxidoreductase, coding for MEQPPRVSQEVKLAAHPEGKLRSTDFVLAETPLPSLAPHQVLLRNRWFRISVSTRLMASRDAKEIKGIPFPALRPGDALADGAIGEVIAATPESGLKVGDTVSHSLGWRDYAVADARQCTVLPRERLDPAAYLGHGWTAYAALTRGTHINRGDTVLVSSGAGAIGSMTGQIARRLGAGRVIGSTGSPGKVEWMKHELGYDAVIVRDGRPFAAQLAEAAPHGIDVFVDMVGGEQLTAAVSQAREGARFVILGALIAELNAQGSSAIAPTEIDSFQLPIKGITLRGYSACEDDPGAFAEWMQRLDAWRHEGTVCLPATIFKGLDNAPKALQEACEGKLKGVVLVEL